A stretch of DNA from Anaerolineae bacterium:
AGATGTAAAACACGTTTACCAGCCCAGGGATCAGCAGAGCAGGCCACTCATTAATAAACCCATGGCCTCCTTGTCCTCGCCAGTCATTTCCTCCAGCGCCAGGAAAGCGCGCCATGATAATATATGTGGGGATCAGGTAGACAATCCCTGGGATCATCATAGAGCTCAAAAGGTACATAAAAGCGGCATCTCGCCCTCGGAACCGCAAGCGGGCAAACACATAACCAGCCAACACTGCCACAGTGCCAGGGATCAGAGTATACCAGACAATGCGTACTAGGGTATTAGCTATCCAGCGCCAGATCTGGACTTGCGCCGTGAACTTAGGGGTAAAGAGAATGCGATAATTTTCCAGGTAAACTTTAGTGGGATAGGGGAACCAGGGACGAGCATAGAAATCTTCCAAATCACAGAGCGATCCGGAGATGGCAAAAGCCATCGGAAAGGCCATTATAGCACTCCCGATGATGAGCACTGCATAGAGCAGAACGCGTCTGACGGTGATTCGCCTGCGCATGGCCTCTCTCCCTCTCA
This window harbors:
- a CDS encoding carbohydrate ABC transporter permease — protein: MRRRITVRRVLLYAVLIIGSAIMAFPMAFAISGSLCDLEDFYARPWFPYPTKVYLENYRILFTPKFTAQVQIWRWIANTLVRIVWYTLIPGTVAVLAGYVFARLRFRGRDAAFMYLLSSMMIPGIVYLIPTYIIMARFPGAGGNDWRGQGGHGFINEWPALLIPGLVNVFYIFMLRQTFYTIPTDFEEAARVDGASTLRCLKDVYLPMLKPTLTVLVIFQFVAIWNDYQWPLIVSAGNRKIWTVALGFQQMLFVGASYKGYPPGSAIVDYPFSFAMAVIATLPLILLFLALQRYFVEGVQGFAIKG